From Lasioglossum baleicum chromosome 2, iyLasBale1, whole genome shotgun sequence, a single genomic window includes:
- the LOC143217985 gene encoding uncharacterized protein LOC143217985, translating into MEAPSMEREASIKQSHAKDCSVPHPEQPLTPGAQSTGFGASTSPLCLVKEARGEEEEEHKEDYDDYIDYDYDDDDDDKDDDFVVITKETHLKPSDNYPPKLDQNQDLETCPPSRVSNPKERQSDITESSTDRTSNDFEEDVQLFENREEINSEIPELAKEKQLGPSDNHYANLDQNWDLETGPSSRVSSPTERQSDITESSTDRTSNDFEEDVQLFENREEINSEIPELAKEKQLGPSDNHHANLDQNQDLETCPPSRVSNPKERQSDITESSTDRTSNDFEEDVQLFENREEINSEIPELAKQKQLGPSDNHHANLDQNRDLEAGPSSRVSSPTERQSDITESSTDRTSNDFEEDVQLFENREEINSEIPELAKEKQLGPSDNHHANLDQNQDLETCPPSRVSNPKERQSDITESSTDRTSNDFEEDVQLFENREEINSEIPELAKQKQLGPSDNHHANLDQNRDLEAGPSSQVSSSRERLSNSHISEYTRPVIQGQRQYNVNGEQRISFGKKGYVDGKWERNRLIKLYSCEFTHPHTNQTIYIRNQRPGYLFTFDEDDFIARVMFNKLGEVDFVRLPVVKVRENLLKKLIIIDVIRDKETICRDAVYMQFIQLLQDRSGKTVENLECAEDIFQLSIILQDYRLSPRGSILDNIVNNTYISSDFKDACRELINREKTLDARRKDFPHVYQFQSKNVFAQLYTICESAVKNHKTSLLEKCFSSTFELSYAMDSNINALSAQKVFYISNQDINLFCDLANEMNESFSIFLSNLQNLLFNKVMKVKKHISLKELAPLTHPIYFHLCKHIQDLILEISGKTDMSVNDLLKIDDNGEMVLVNCINWPVSPLNHSLEKQYRFVFKLMRHFEPVYSTKQKFKYRFKLPKRRGNKSYWSSIRGCFINDKVPDIPEVRLVWMYVLDNSIAELFPTGSEESLELFQPLLEGYTRFIQETEDVNYESSRIVMYNIARFIAQALPYLSEGASEMDRVTLTNQIASIQYAISNKQFIDFRDLVDVYNEYWKNRESLVDKIPDKFPYGKFKGDMETIRQQLYSIVNTVLSKGVNPQALINYFRSFNEFLEDLNAVEFGWIIKNSSDVKLAKEEVELVNTDKKSYKVLDPENFINKPRDIPRHYLIEIIYDLLNSVSNLLLGQNEWSSYDNINAASELVLAIKKSLLYLKEQPNYVSFDTFKEESTQPFACVVEDSSSYEDFIKRVSIVGESFWYLRKQDEIDIRTALMLYRRENKNMTTEIEDILIDCYHKYLDKFNSYIQLTCNKNYADKIEFITKEVKDQVQLIDYDEWRENFKRETLPEILAGLAAVWSIEVSKDIVSARKTLKPHCIQVLCILLLLSVDKSSKGVQKRFAQVLTGQGKSLIIGLTATLFALMGYRIQAACYSKYLAIRDQEDFDNIFKLFGVKHKVTYGTFEDMVWELLTPMVNDTSERTCLGKLLADRILNHGAEQFGQLNYGDRSKTILFIDEVDVFFSPMFYGKCHSTVKLIGIPALVGIQEYIWELACKNCERSIILNDVEELINKRIRERNNDFIEFKKFLIKPGHYYLLKHESDHVHVKQLYTNQYLYEEHRNSMIDDAIRVAKASDTDSVRTKFKIDDYGKITFKDKYGMYSPDVISGYHNVFNYFRLKKRNYSHEKFCNYGYLRIDSGTISFAKLPNEYPLILGVSGTLTELNNHEKNAVRNSYSIHENSIMPSYFGESNLQFNISNDFVCETSEEQWLSKIDSHANSKIASGRSILIFFDTDIEIDKFKNKFCSKYNRLHMLDANTKKQIKQKYINEAGITKTVTLATREMGRGVDFKSSVAVEKKGGLHVIQTFLSLDIKEEMQIKGRTARKDNKGSYELIVCKIHLTNAGLLDTEETDVSYERLSESRKKVMESISSVNEKNIEIRDDQHKLTMEFFESFFKKNCSINIEQPSENVEGEELLGFTRPNP; encoded by the exons ATGGAGGCTCCAAGCATGGAACGCGAAGCATCAATAAAGCAATCGCACGCAAAAGATTGCTCCGTACCACATCCAGAACAACCACTTACACCAGGGGCTCAAAGCACGGGCTTCGGAGCATCAACATCGCCATTATGTCTA GTGAAAGAGGCAAgaggcgaagaagaagaagaacacaAAGAAGATTACGACGATTACATTGATTATGattatgatgatgatgatgatgataaggACGACGATTTCGTCGTTATTACAAAGGAAACACATTTAAAACCTTCAGATAACTATCCTCCTAAATTAGACCAGAATCAGGATCTTGAGACATGCCCTCCTTCACGAGTCAGTAATCCAAAGGAACGACAATCAGATATAACAGAAAGTAGCACGGATAGAACCAGTAATGATTTTGAGGAAGATGTGCAACTATTCGAAAATAGAGAAGAAATTAATTCAGAAATTCCCGAGCTTGCAAAGGAGAAACAATTAGGACCATCTGATAACCATTATGCTAACTTAGACCAGAATTGGGATCTTGAGACAGGTCCTTCTTCACGAGTCAGTAGTCCAACGGAACGACAATCAGATATAACAGAAAGTAGCACGGATAGAACCAGTAATGATTTTGAGGAAGATGTGCAACTATTCGAAAATAGAGAAGAAATTAATTCAGAAATTCCCGAGCTTGCAAAGGAGAAACAATTAGGACCATCTGATAACCATCATGCTAACTTAGACCAGAATCAGGATCTTGAGACATGCCCTCCTTCACGAGTCAGTAATCCAAAGGAACGACAATCAGATATAACAGAAAGTAGCACGGATAGAACCAGTAATGATTTTGAGGAAGATGTGCAACTATTCGAAAATAGAGAAGAAATTAATTCAGAAATTCCCGAGCTTGCAAAGCAGAAACAATTAGGACCATCTGATAACCATCATGCTAACTTAGACCAGAATCGGGATCTTGAGGCAGGTCCTTCTTCACGAGTCAGTAGTCCAACGGAACGACAATCAGATATAACAGAAAGTAGCACGGATAGAACCAGTAATGATTTTGAGGAAGATGTGCAACTATTCGAAAATAGAGAAGAAATTAATTCAGAAATTCCCGAGCTTGCAAAGGAGAAACAATTAGGACCATCTGATAACCATCATGCTAACTTAGACCAGAATCAGGATCTTGAGACATGCCCTCCTTCACGAGTCAGTAATCCAAAGGAACGACAATCAGATATAACAGAAAGTAGCACGGATAGAACCAGTAATGATTTTGAGGAAGATGTGCAACTATTCGAAAATAGAGAAGAAATTAATTCAGAAATTCCCGAGCTTGCAAAGCAGAAACAATTAGGACCATCTGATAACCATCATGCTAACTTAGACCAGAATCGGGATCTTGAGGCAGGTCCTTCTTCTCAAGTCAGTAGTTCAAGAGAACGATTATCAAATAGTCATATTTCGGAATATACTCGACCTGTTATACAGGGTCAACGCCAGTATAATGTAAACGGAGAACAAAGAATATCATTTGGTAAAAAGGGATATGTGGATGGAAAGTGGGAGAGAAATCGATTGATAAAGTTATATTCGTGCGAATTTACTCATCCACATACTAATCAAACAATTTATATTAGGAACCAACGTCCAGGTTATCTGTTTACTTTTGATGAGGATGATTTTATTGCAAGAGTAATGTTCAACAAGCTTGGAGAAGTGGATTTTGTCCGATTACCTGTTGTAAAAGTCAGGGAAAATTTACTTAAAAAGCTTATAATTATTGACGTCATAAGAGACAAAGAAACCATTTGCAGGGATGCTGTTTATATGCAGTTTATACAACTTTTGCAAGATAGGAGTGGTAAAACTGTAGAGAATCTCGAGTGTGCAGaagacatttttcaactttctatAATATTACAAGACTATAGATTATCTCCTAGAGGATCGATATTGGATAATATAGTTAACAATACATATATTTCATCAGACTTTAAAGACGCTTGTCGAGAATTGATCAATAGAGAAAAAACTTTAGATGCAAGAAGAAAAGACTTTCCTCATGTTTATCAATTTCAGTCCAAGAATGTATTCGCGCAGTTATACACAATTTGTGAGAGTGCGGTAAAAAATCATAAAACGTCCTTACTTGAGAAATGTTTTTCCTCCACTTTTGAATTATCTTATGCAATGGATTCGAATATAAATGCACTATCTGCACAAAAAGTATTTTACATAAGTAATCAAGATATAAATCTATTTTGTGACCTTGCTAATGAAATGAACGAatctttttcaatattcttGAGTAATTTGCAGAACTTACTATTTAATAAAGTAATGAAAGTGAAAAAGCATATATCGCTGAAGGAGTTAGCACCATTAACTCATCCTATTTATTTTCATCTTTGTAAACACATTCAGGATCTAATTTTAGAGATTAGTGGTAAAACAGATATGTCTGTTAATGATTTGCTTAAAATAGATGATAACGGTGAAATGGTTTTAGTAAATTGTATAAACTGGCCAGTTTCCCCTCTTAACCACTCTCTTGAGAAACAATATCGCTTCGTTTTTAAGTTGATGAGACATTTTGAGCCTGTTTATAGTACTAAGCAAAAATTTAAGTACCGATTCAAGTTGCCAAAACGGCGTGGTAATAAATCATATTGGTCCTCTATCAGGGGCTGCTTTATCAATGATAAGGTTCCAGATATACCTGAGGTGCGTCTAGTATGGATGtatgttcttgacaattccattGCTGAGCTGTTTCCCACAGGGTCAGAAGAAAGTCTTGAACTATTTCAGCCTCTGCTAGAAGGTTATACGCGTTTCATTCAAGAGACAGAAGATGTTAATTATGAGTCGTCTCGAATAGTGATGTACAATATTGCAAGGTTTATCGCACAGGCACTCCCTTATCTCTCAGAAGGAGCTTCAGAAATGGATCGAGTTACTTTAACAAATCAAATAGCATCTATTCAGTACGCAAtctcaaataaacaatttatcgaTTTTAGAGATTTAGTAGATGTATATAATGAATATTGGAAGAATAGAGAATCTCTTGTAGACAAAATTCCTGATAAATTCCCTTATGGGAAGTTCAAGGGTGACATGGAAACAATACGTCAACAATTATACAGTATTGTAAATACTGTACTTAGTAAAGGAGTAAACCCACAAGCATTAATTAACTATTTTAGATCGTTTAATGAATTTCTTGAAGACTTAAATGCTGTAGAATTTGGTTGGATTATTAAAAATAGTAGTGATGTAAAGCTCGCGAAAGAAGAAGTCGAGTTAGTTAATACAGATAAAAAATCATATAAGGTTTTAGatcctgaaaattttatcaataaGCCTAGGGATATTCCTCGTCAttacttaattgaaataatttatgatCTATTAAATAGTGTGAGTAACTTATTACTTGGACAAAATGAATGGTCTAGTTATGATAATATAAATGCAGCAAGTGAGTTAGTTTTAGCAATTAAAAAGTCATTGCTTTATCTGAAGGAACAACCCAATTACGTATCTTTTGATACATTCAAAGAAGAGAGTACACAGCCATTTGCTTGTGTAGTAGAGGATAGTAGCTCTTACGAAGATTTTATAAAGCGCGTTAGTATCGTAGGGGAATCTTTTTGGTATCTAAGAAAACAAGATGAGATCGATATAAGAACAGCTCTAATGCTATACAGACGAGAAAACAAGAATATGACAACGGAAATAGAGGATATACTGATAGACTGCTACCACAAATACTTGGATAAATTTAATTCCTACATACAATTGACTTGCAACAAAAATTATGCAGataagattgaatttattacaaaagaagtgaaGGATCAAGTGCAATTGATCGATTATGATGAATGGAGAGAAAACTTCAAACGGGAAACTCTACCAGAAATTCTTGCTGGATTGGCTGCTGTGTGGTCCATAGAGGTATCAAAAGATATTGTAAGTGCAAGAAAAACCTTAAAGCCACATTGTATTCAAGTATTGTGCATTTTGCTGTTATTAAGTGTTGACAAAAGTTCTAAAGGTGTTCAGAAGCGTTTCGCGCAAGTCTTAACAGGACAAGGGAAATCGCTTATAATAGGTCTAACAGCTACGCTGTTTGCATTGATGGGTTATAGGATCCAGGCTGCATGTTATAGTAAATATTTGGCAATTCGAGATCAAGAAGattttgataatatttttaagtTGTTTGGTGTTAAACACAAAGTAACTTATGGCACATTTGAAGACATGGTATGGGAATTACTTACACCAATGGTAAATGATACGAGCGAAAGGACTTGCCTCGGAAAATTATTGGCAGATCGTATATTAAATCACGGCGCAGAGCAATTTGGACAGCTAAATTATGGCGATAGGAGTAAGACTATCTTATTCATAGACGAAGTAGACGTTTTCTTTTCTCCCATGTTCTATGGAAAATGCCATTCTACAGTTAAACTAATAGGTATACCAGCATTAGTCGGTATCCAGGAATACATATGGGAGTTGGCCTGCAAAAATTGTGAAAGAAGTATTATCTTGAACGATGTAGAAGAGCttataaataaaagaataagAGAACGAAATAACGATTTCATCGAATTTAAGAAATTCCTGATTAAACCTGGACATTACTATCTTTTGAAACATGAATCTGATCATGTACATGTTAAACAATTATATACGAATCAATATCTCTACGAAGAGCATCGCAACAGTATGATTGATGATGCAATACGTGTTGCAAAGGCAAGTGACACAGATAGTGTTCGTACCAAATTTAAAATTGATGACTATGGAAAGATAACCTTCAAAGACAAGTATGGAATGTATAGCCCTGATGTTATCAGCGGCTATCACAACGTATTTAATTACTTCAGgttaaagaaaagaaattatagTCATGAAAAATTTTGCAATTATGGTTATTTACGTATAGATAGCGGTACAATTTCCTTTGCAAAATTACCTAACGAATATCCTCTTATCTTAGGAGTGAGCGGTACTTTAACTGAACtcaataatcatgaaaaaaacgCGGTAAGAAATTCTTATAGTATCCATGAGAATTCTATAATGCCATCCTATTTTGGTGAGTCCAATTTACAATTCAATATATCCAATGATTTTGTATGTGAAACGTCAGAGGAACAATGGCTCAGTAAAATTGATAGTCATGCAAATTCTAAGATTGCCTCAGGACGAtccatattaatatttttcgataCAGATATTGAAATagataaatttaaaaacaaattctgCAGTAAATATAATCGCTTACATATGTTAGACGCAAATACAAAAAAGCAGATCAAACAGAAGTACATTAATGAAGCAGGCATCACAAAAACAGTAACATTAGCAACGAGAGAAATGGGTCGTGGTGTTGACTTCAAGTCAAGTGTTGCTGTGGAAAAGAAAGGCGGACTGCATGTGATACAGACGTTTTTGTCGCTTGATATAAAAGAAGAGATGCAGATTAAGGGAAGAACCGCACGTAAAGATAATAAGGGTAGTTATGAGTTAATAGTCTGTAAAATACATTTGACAAATGCCGGCTTGCTAGACACAGAAGAAACTGATGTAAGTTATGAAAGGTTGAGTGAAtccagaaaaaaagtaatggaaAGTATATCctcagtaaatgaaaagaatATTGAAATTCGGGACGATCAACATAAATTAACCATGGAGTTTTTTGAAtctttttttaagaaaaattgtaGCATTAATATAGAGCAGCCATCTGAGAATGTGGAGGGTGAAGAACTACTTGGTTTTACGAGGCCTAATCCTTAG
- the LOC143218061 gene encoding uncharacterized protein LOC143218061, which produces MIHQKMYNKPFLEIASVFSSSYRMRNAIDKIATSTTVRRIDIKPAVDIHLKAIEYSKKYADNMMLPSILIVIVGVSSFGVNIYRVSIIQIKYLELENRSRQILIIMSKTKYNQIVFRMPQLYITITQVKEIDAVILSVQFVIAYSAFIAGNNYSGQVLMDNSIQIIEEIYNSSWYRIPTKMQKVVLFTFMNCHNLVTFNLAGLFILCSEGLGMMFSSAFSYFTLLCSFQ; this is translated from the exons atgatacaccaaaaaatgtacaataaacCATTCTTAGAAATTGCATCTGTTTTTTCTTCTAGCTATCGAATGCGAAACGCAATCGACAAAATTGCAACTTCAACAACGGTGAGGAGGATAGATATAAAACCAGCCGTGGATATACATCttaaagctattga GTATAGTAAGAAATACGCGGACAACATGATGTTGCCGTCAATACTAATAGTAATAGTGGGTGTTTCGTCGTTTGGTGTAAATATATACCGCGTGAGTATCATACAAATTAAATACCTAGAACTCGAGAATCGATCGCGACAAATTTTAATCATTATGTCGAAAACGAAGTATAATCAGATTGTTTTTCGTATGCCGCAGCTTTATATAACTATTACACAGGTGAAAGAAATTGATGCAGTGATTCTTTCTGTGCAATTCGTTATTGCCTACTCGGCATTCATAGCAGGTAATAATTATAGCGGACAGGTTTTGATGGACAATAGCATTCAGATTATCGAGGAAAT ATACAATTCGTCATGGTACCGTATACCCACAAAGATGCAGAAAGTGGTACTATTCACGTTCATGAACTGTCACAATTTAGTAACATTCAATCTGGCCGGCTTGTTCATTCTATGTTCGGAAGGATTGGGAATG ATGTTCAGCTCGGCTTTCTCGTATTTTACGCTGCTTTGTTCGTTCCAGTAG